From Candidatus Atribacteria bacterium ADurb.Bin276:
GAGGTCCAGGTTTGGCAACCAGAACTTTGACTTTTAACGTTTATACCAATGGCTTGAGAGATCAGAATCTGGGGGCTGCCAGTGCTACAGCTATCGTACTCTTGATAATTGTTTTAATCGTGAGTGCTTTATTCTTTAAGCGCTATGGTTCAAATTATGAATAAGGCCATGAGGTGTAGAAATGAGAACTCGTAGAGGCAAAATCATAGTAAACATAATTCTTTGGATTATTGTAGCCATTGTCGCGGTGTGGATGCTTTTCCCTTTTTATTGGGCGGTTATAACTTCAATAAAAAAACCTGCCGATGTTTTTCGGCTATCTTTCATCCCGGGTATTCAATTCGATCCTACTTTAGATAACTGGAAGTCGGAGTTTCAATTGCGAGGCAAAGAAATCACTCGGGCTATGGGAAATTCGCTGGCAATCGGCATTGGTGCCGCGTTAATTGCTTTGGGGATTGGTACCTTAGCTGGATATGGATTAGCTCGCTTCCGTTATCATGGTTGGTCGAATAAGAGCATATCAATGTGGATATTATCACAGCGTTTTCTTCCTCCGGCTGCAACTGTTATCCCCTTCTTCTTGATTTTTAAAAATTTAGGCTTAATAGATAATGTAATTTCTTTAATCCTTGTGAACGCAACTTTTACTATTCCTTTCGCCGTCCTCATATTACGTGATGCTTTTAAGGAAGTTCCTGAAGAAATCGAAGAATCAGCTCTGGTTGATGGTTGCTCTCGGTTTCAAGCTTTTTTTCGAATGGCTTTGCCGTTAGCAGCACCAGCTTTGGTTTCAGCAGGAATCATCTGTTTTTCTTTTTCCTGGAACGAGTTTTTATTCGCTTTCATAATGACTTATGCGAAGGCTTCGCCAATGACAGTAATTATCGCTGGCACTCAAGATACCCAGGGGATTCAATTCTGGTATGTAGCTACTCGAATGTTGTTGGCAATTGTTCCTCCAGCGGTTCTTGCTTTGACGGTTCAGAAATATATTGTTAGAGGTTTAACTTTTGGAGCAGTGAAAGGGTAATCGGAAAGTTTTCTTGACGTGAAGTGTTGAATATGATAAATATATTCTTAAAAGTAGAATAGTAATGGAGCAGGCGATTAACTTGGATTGGTCAGGTTAATGGGGCTGGGCAAAAAAGCAACAGGTTAAAACCTGTGGGACCAGTATTGGTCTTACAGGTTTTTTTATTTAATTTTGGAGGATTATTAATGACTGAGCAAGCCCGTTATTATGCTATTCGAAATGTTTTGCTGGGGATTTTAATACTGAATTGGGGAGTAGCCTTGACCAAGCTATTATACGGGAGATTTATTGGTTCAGCCAGCATGGTTGCCGATGGATTTCATTCACTTTCCGATGGGGCTTCAAATATCATTGGATTGATTGCGATTTCTATTTCTGTTCGACCTGCCGATGTTAACCACCCCTATGGTCATAAAAAGTTTGAGAGCTTTGCTTCCATTG
This genomic window contains:
- the sugB_6 gene encoding Trehalose transport system permease protein SugB, yielding MRTRRGKIIVNIILWIIVAIVAVWMLFPFYWAVITSIKKPADVFRLSFIPGIQFDPTLDNWKSEFQLRGKEITRAMGNSLAIGIGAALIALGIGTLAGYGLARFRYHGWSNKSISMWILSQRFLPPAATVIPFFLIFKNLGLIDNVISLILVNATFTIPFAVLILRDAFKEVPEEIEESALVDGCSRFQAFFRMALPLAAPALVSAGIICFSFSWNEFLFAFIMTYAKASPMTVIIAGTQDTQGIQFWYVATRMLLAIVPPAVLALTVQKYIVRGLTFGAVKG